In Spirosoma sp. KUDC1026, the sequence CAGTACGTTACGTACCACACCACCTCCTACGCCCGTACCGATGTCGATGCTCGTCAGACCCTCGGCCAGTTGCTCAATTTTGCTCCGGTTATACGCCAGGTTGTAGCTTACGTCCCACACAAAACCGCCGTTTTTAACCGGTGTTCCGGTCAGCAGCAATTCGACACCTTTATTGCTCAGGGCGCCTACGTTCAGCAGGGCCGACGTATAACCCGACGACAGGGCAATGTTCGTGGTTACGATGTCGTTGGTGGTCCGGCGATTGTACAAGGTCAGGTCAAGACCTAAACGGTTGTTCAGGAAGCGGGCTTCGATACCCCCTTCGTAAGTCGTTGAGGTCAGCGGTTTCAGATCGGGATTCGGCATCTGCGACGAAGCCAGCCCTTCGACCGGACGGCCGTTGTGACCACCCTGCTGCAACGAATAATACTGATAGATCTGGTATGGGCTCACCGTAGCACCACCTACCTGCGCCCACGATGCCCGCAGTTTGGCGAAGCTTACCGCTTTTGGCAGCCGAACCGCGTCCGACAGGATGAACGAACCCCCTACCGATGGGTAGAAAATGCTGTTGCTTTTGGGGTTCAGGACCGAGAACCAGTCCTGCCGACCCGACAGGGTCAGGTAAGCTACGTTCTTGTAGCTGAAGTCCGTCGACGCGAACAGCGAGTTGATCGCGCTTTTGTAATACGTTGGCGTCGTCGTTGAGGTAGCCAGGTTGGTGTAGCTGTAGAAATACGGAATCGCGAATTCGCTACCCGCAATCGTCGTCTGGTCGTAGAGCGACTGCTGTAAGTTACCTCCCAGCAGGGCCGTGAAACCCAGATCACCCGCGAAGGTTTTGTTGTAATTCAGCGTCAGCAGGCCGTTGGTTTCCGACGAGCTGGTTTTACGGGCTTCGTAGGTACCCAATGGCTGGTAGGCATTGTTGGTCGGCTGGATGTACTCCGACTGGAAGCTGTAGAAATCCTGGCTGACACTGCCTTTAATGAACAGATTGTCCAGAATATTATACCGGATACTTCCCTGACCGATGAAGCGGTTTTTCCGGTCGTCGTTCTTGAATTTGTTAACGACGAAGTAGGGGTTCGGTGCCGCTGGTACGGGGTTCCATTCCAGCTCTTTTCCCGTTGTAGCGTCGTAACCAGGAGCCAGCGTACGGATGTCAACCGTATTGGCAATCAGGTACGTAGCCCAGTGAGGGTTCATGTCGGCGTACCCAACTTTCGGACGGTTGGTGGCGGTTTCCAGGTTATACTGGAATACGGCTTCAACCGACAGTTTTTTCCCCAGGAACGCGTTCAGGTTCAGGTTGGCAATCCGACGGGCAAACGACGAATTTGGTACAATGCTGTTGGCCTGCGTGTTGTTCAGCCCCAGACGGAAATTAACGACTTCGTTACCACCCGTGAACGCAACCGAGTTGATGTAGTTGCTGCCCGTCCGGTAGAAGTTTTTCAGATTGTCTTTCTGGGGAGAATAAGGGTGTAGTTGTCCGTCAACCTGCATGTAAGGCTGACCATCCATGGGTGCACCATACGACAGACGGCCCGTACTCTTGGCCTGCGTCAGCGTCGTTGGTTTTACCCCATCAACACCCTGACCATACTGGTACTGCCAGTTTGGAATCACGGCCAGATCTTCGAACGAGGTCGTGCTGTTCACTTCTATGCCAACCCCTTTCTGACCGCGACCTTTTTTCGTCGTGATCAGGATAACGCCGTTCGACGCACGAGCCCCGTACAGAGCAGCCGCCGGGCCACCTTTCAGGACGCTGATCGACTCAATATCGTCGGGGTTGATACCACCGATCCCATCGCCCCGGTCAACGTTCATGCCGTTCCCGTCGGCGGTAGTACCACCGGGGGTGCTGTTGTCCATCGGCATCCCGTTGATTACGTACAAAGGCTGGTTGTTTCCATTCAGCGAACCGTTACCGCGGATGACGATACGGCTGGAACCACCAGGACCAGTTGCCATACCCGTTGCGTTTACCCCGGCAATTTTACCGGTCAGGGCGTTGGCTACGTTCAGTTCGCGCGCCTGGGTGAATTCGCTGCCTTTTACTTCGGTCACGGCGTAGGCCAGGGCTTTTTTCTCTTTTGAGATACCGAGCGCTGTTACGACCACTTCGTTCAGGGTGCTGGCTTCGGGAGTCAGATTCACCGACAGCTCGGTCTGGTTACCCACCGTAACTTCCTGACGCTTATACCCAACGAAGCTGAATACCAGAACGGCATTGTCTTCGGTTATTTCGATCGCGTACGATCCGTCAGCAGCCGTGGTTGTTCCGCGCTGGCTTGCCTTCACGACAACACTCACGCCCGGCAGCCCCGTCCCATTTTCGTCCAGGACGAAGCCCGTCAGTTTACGTTTTGGTGCTTCCAGCTGGCTGGTTGACTTAACTTCCGAGGTTGATACCTGCCGTTTCAGAATGATACGTTCCTGAAAAACTTCGTACGATACCTGGTAGGGAGTCAGGACTTTATCCAGTACTTCGGCCAGGGGTTCGTTGGTAAATTTATAGTTCTGCTTCCGCACATTGTTGAACACCTGAGAGGTGTACATAAACTTCACCTGGGCGGTTGCGCCAATTTTTTCTAACAACTTGTCAATATCAGCGTTAGTGAGTTGAACGCTTACCTTGCGATCCAGAATCTTCTGCGCGTTCAGATCATAGGCGTGGGTAATCGTGGTAAAGAGGGCGGCAAACAGGGTCAGGCATAAGCTCGTGACCAAGACTCTCGGTATTGTTTTTTGAACAAGTAGTCTTTTTAACATAGTTTTGGCTTTTGTCGGATTAAAAAATTCGGCACAAGGAGTCCTTCTCCGCGTAGGCGGATGTCTTGTGAGGAGACAGGGGGCGAAACCAGGGTCAGGGGTGTTGGCGCATCTCTGACCTTTCTTTTTTAAGCGGAAAGAGTGTTATTTACATAGGCACGTTTCGTTCTATACGGTTAATTATCAAGTTACTAGCAACCACTGCCTTCAATGATGATCTGCGTACCGACCCGCCGATACGTAGCGTTGATGGTACGGCAGATCAGGTCCAGTTTATCGTATAAGGGTTCGTCAACGATCGAAGCGGTCAGGTAGCAGTTCTTCAGCGCTTCCCTGTCAAAACTGATGTCAACTCCATAAGCTTCCTCCAGTTCGGCGAAGACCTCGGCCATCGCCGTTTTCCGATATCGGAAAAATTTTTCCTTGATGGACGGGTCCAGTAAACTCGGCTCATCGACCAGGCTGACAACCAACCGGCTGCTAGCCTCCGAAACGGTTACCTGCTGATTCGGCGTCAGGACTACATCGCCTTCCAGTCTGCTGGTTTTCAGGGGCAACTCATTTCCTTCTACCTGCTTCGAGACAGCAACCCGGCCCGTACTGACAATAACTTTACCCACTTTCTGTCCTTGGTTAGCCTGAACCGTAAAACTGGTCCCCAGCACTTTCGTCGTCAGGACGTCGGTATGCACGTAGAAAGGTTTGTTCGGGTCTTTCGTTACGTCAAAAAAAGCTTCGCCCAGCAGATACACATCACGTTCGTTCTTTGTGAACTGCTCTGGATACCGCACCTGGCTGTTCGGTTTGAGTGCTACCGTACTTTCGTCGGGCAGTTGAACCTGCATCGGTTTATCCGTCGTGTTACTAATCGTCTTCCAGGGCGAGGCAACCCGTTTTGTCAAAGCACCATACGTTGGTGTTATTGCCTGACGCGAATCCAGTTGAGAGAACGCATACCAGCCTATGACACCCAGCACCAGAGCAACACCAGCGGCAATGCCGTACTGCCACGATTGGAAAGACCGTTGAACGACCCAGCGCGGAGACCGGTCGGCTTCCCGATCCGCCAGCGACTGATAGAGACGGTTGATTTCCGTTTTTACATCATCATCAGAAAGCAGCGACTCGTCGGCAAGCGGCTGCTGATATAAAGTGTTCAGCGAAAGCAACACACTCTGGGCTTTGTCGATCAGGTCCTGCTTGTCCGGATTTTCCCGGAGCCAGTTTTCCCAAAATTCGCGCTCGACGGGTGCCTCGTACAGCTTCCATCGCTGAAACGAGACATCAGCGGCTAATTCCTCAGGTTCGTATTGTCGGTAGTCGTGCATACCAGCCGGGAGATACCCCGCTTGTTTCTTTAAGGATGCAGAACCTATTGGCCAATACTCACCTTCCTGAAATTTTATTTCGAAAATTTTTTAATCAGGCAAATATCAATCAACAATTGACCGAAAAATAAACGCAATTAGGCTATAACTTTTCCAGGACGGCAGCCCCAAAAATTTAATTATTAACCTATTAAATAGGCTTTTAATAAGATAGCATATTAACTGCCTATAGCGTCTGAATAATGGCGAACAGAAAGCCGATGGACGAAGAAAGCTGTCCCTTAAGCGCAGTAAGCGCCCGATACAGGAGGTTGGCGACTGATTGTCGGTTAATTTCCATCAGGTCGGCAATCTGTTCGTTGTCCAGATTTTTGTAGAACTTCAGAAAAACGACTTCCTGCTGGCGCTTGGGCAGCAAATCGACCGCCTGCCGGAGTTTAAGCTGACTCTCCGATTCGCTTTCCTCCTGCGTAATGTTGCCTTCGATGGTCTGCCAGTCCGACAGCTCGCCCAGCTCGTCGGCTTCCAAAGAGGAAAGGCTGGGTTTACTCCGGCGAAATTCCTGAAAAAGCTGATTTCGCAGCGATTTGAAGAAATAAACGGCAACAAACTGGATCGTGATGGTCTGGCGCTTCTCCCAGATGTTGATGAACACCTCCTGAATCGTATCCTTAATAAAGTCCGTATCCGACGTGAAATTGGTAGCGTACCGAAACATAGACCGGTACTGTGATTCAGCCAACCGACAAAAAGCCATCTTATCTCCCGCCTGCGCCTGCTGCCAGAGAGATAGTAGATGCTGGTTTTCCTCGATTAGATGCTGACGATTCAACGCAACTTATTTTAAAGAATGAACGTAAAAATAAGGATTAGCCAACAAAACACCCGCCTATCCGGCAATAAACAAACATTAATATGGTTACGGCTTGTCTATACCGTAAGAAAATACCGCTTCTAGGCTTGCAGCATGTACGTAAGTAATACGCTGACTCTCAAAGATTTTTTACTGCGCTGTTTCCCGGCGCCAGTTGTCCAGCAGAATAGCGGTGGCGATACCTACGTTCAGCGACTCGGCTTCCCCGTAACGCGGGATCGTGACCCGCTGGGTTACGTACGGCTCGACCACCGGGCGAATCCCGTTCGATTCGTTACCCATGATCAGGTAGCCCCCTTTCGAGAACGCAAGCTGGTGCACGTTCTCTCCGCCCAGAAAAGCGCCGTATACCGATTGTTTCGACGGCTGCTCGCGTAAAAAGGTCACGATATCACCGTACCACCAGGCAACGCGGGTAAACGAGCCTTTACTGGCCGAAATTACTTTCGGGTTATACACATCCGTTGTTGTTTCGGAGCAGATAATTTTTCGAATCCCGTACCAGTCCGCAATCCGCAGGATGGTGCCCAGGTTGCCCGGATCCCGGATATCGTCCAGAATCAGGACCAGTTCGTGATCGGTTACGGCTAACGGCCGGTTTTCTTTCGTTCTAACAACGGCGATAGCGGCATTGTTGCTTTCCAGGGTACCGGCCCGTTCGAGATCGGCGACCGATGCAATTTCAACGGGGGTTCGTTGGCCGTCTGTGAGGTGGCTGTTTTCTTTGTAAAACGTTTCGGTTGCAATCAGCAGCTCTGTCTGAAAATCGGACTGCAATACTTCCTGAACGCTCTTGGCGCCTTCAACCAGAAACGCACCATGCTGCTGCCGGTATTTTTTCTGATGCAGCGACTGTATATATTTGATTTGATTCTTAGATAACATTGATAAACGGTCAATCAGTAAGGCTCACGTTATGTCTCGGTCTGGTGCTAACGGTCATGTTCTCGGCCTGCGTTAGTTCCCGACAGTTCGGCAATAACCGCTATCTGCTCACCGCTCAGATCATTCGGGGTAACGACGCCATTTCGGACGAGCAGCTCGAAAGCCTGATTCCCCAGAAACCCAACCGCCGGATTCTGGGGCTTCCGATCACCCCTCCCCTCTGGTTTTACCAGCTTGGGCTCCGTTCCTACAACCACGACGCTGTTTTGCGGGAACTGGAGGCCAAAACTAACGAATTCGAGCAGCAAAGTCAGCAACTGGCCGATCAGCCCAAAGCCTTAAAGCGCCTTAATCGTCGGTTTAGCCGCGAAGCAAAGCGATTGCGCCAGAAAGCCGAAGAAGGCAACTGGCTCATGCGGAACCTGGGGGAGCAGCCCTCTTATTTTGTTGAAAGCGATGCAAGGACAAATGCTGCCAAGATGCAGCGGTTCCTGGTTGACAAGGGATTCTTTAACGCGCAGACCAGTTACTCGCTTGATACGTTACGTCGGCGACAGATTCGGGCCAACTACCAGATAAAAGAAAATGCCGGGTTCCATCTCCGGACAATCCTGTATTCCATCGCCGATCCCCGCGTGGATTCGCTGGTGCGCGCGTCGCTCAACGCCAGTCAGCTTCGCGTCGGCGATCGATACGATGTCGACAATATGGCTGCCGAACGGGTCAGAATTGAGTCATTACTGCGTGACCAGGGCTATTACCTGTTTTCCCGCCAGTACATCCGCGCAACCGATGTCGACACCAACCGGAATAGCCTCGACCGACTGGCGGCCGACAGTGCTGTTCGGCGCCCTGTCAGCGTACGAGTAGACATTCTCAATCCGCCGAACCAGCTTGCCCATCCGATCTTTCACTTTGGCGACGTCGACGTCCGGATTAGTCCCAACGCCGATGCCGATGTGGCTGCTTTAGCAACACAGATCAGCCGCCTGGATACGGTGACCCGGAACGGGGTTACTTATTTTCTGGAGAAACGAAATATATCAACGCGGCTGTTAGACGGCAAAATTCTGCTTCGGCCCGGTGCCTTATACAGCCAGAGCAATTACCGGAACACGCAGCGGAACCTCTTCCTGCTCAACCAGTTTAAGCTCATCAACCTCAACTTCGTCGATTCGACAAACCGACAGCTACGTACGCTGATTACGGCTACGCCACTCGACAAATACGAAACAACGCTTGAAGGAGGACTCTTTGTCCTATCGCAGGCACAGCCCGGCCCGTTTACGAACGTTACGTTCCGGGTGCGCAATCTGTTTGGCGGGCTGGAAACCTTCGAAGCGACCGTTCGTTACGGCCTTGAATACCAGACCGGCTTTGCCACCGATCAGGCGGGCAGCCAGAAACCTTATCCTTCGAATGAGTTCGGAGCCATTACGTCGCTGATTTTTCCGCAGATGCTGTTTCCCGGTCGCTGGCGCTTCCGCTTCAACTCGTACAATCCACGAACTCAGCTTAGTATCAGCTTTAACAACACGATCCGGCCGGACTATAAACGGTCGTTGCTGCGGAGTACGATGGCCTACAACTGGCAAACGACACCCGCCAAGCAGTTCAGTCTTTTGATCGCTGACATCAACCTGATTAACGCCAGCTTCGACACTGACTTTGGTAAGGCTTTTCAGGAGCAACTTAAACAGCAGCAGGCCTTGGGAAGTACCGTTTACCTCAGCTTCCGGCGCTCGCTAAGCTCCAGTTTCAGCTTTGCGTACACTTATAATACCAACGTGCAGGGGCAGAATCGCCGGTCTAACTTTTTTCGTAGCGCTGTGGAATCGGGCGGAACAACGCTTAATCTTTTCTCTAATCGTACTATTGAGCGCTGGAGCGATACGAGCGTAACGGGACTGCAGTTCTATAAATTTCTACGATTCAGTTTCGATTATCGACACTACGTACCGATCAAGACGCGTACCACATTAGCGTTCCGGTTCAATACGGGGCTGGTGTACGGATACGGACCAGGGCAGACGGCCCCCTACGAAAAACTGTTCTTTGCGGGCGGTAGCAACAGTATCCGGGGCTGGCTGCCACGCCGATTAGGACCGGGGGCTGAATTACCACAGTTCCCAATCGGTCAGCCTCGTACACCGATACTGAATCCACGGTATCCGCAACAGTTTGCCTATACCTTCGAAAAGCCGGGCGATATGCTCATCGAAGCATCCGCCGAACTCCGTGGCCGGTTGTTTCACTTCGGGGGCGACATTAATGGGGCACTGTTCGTGGATGCGGGTAACGTCTGGACAATTCGTGACAACCCGAACCGCTACGGTGATGTCTTCAAACTCAGCACATTCGTTCCCCAGATTGCCGTAGGAACCGGAGTAGGGCTCCGCGTCGATTTCTCCTTTTTCGTGATTCGGTTCGACGGGGGGATCAAGGTTTGGGACCCCGCCCGTCAGTATCTCAAAAATGGCGAGCTGGTTGACGAACGTTTTTTGCTGCCCAAGTTTTCACTACGTCAATTGTCGAGCGGCCCTAACCCATTGACAATCAATTTCGGGATTGGCTATCCGTTTTAAAACCTCAATTACTACGTTCTAATTGATCTCTTTTAAGAGAAATTAACGGCCTGAAGCTGTCATTTTGGCAGAACTTTCCGGCCTTTCTCGTAAATTTGTTATTCAATTTTGAAACTGACAGCCCGTCGTTACCAACAGACAACTCGCATTACGTGGGTTATCTGCTGTTCTGCCCTGGCTTAATATAGTCCATATGGAACGCTTCACCGATCTAGCTATCTTACAACCGACTGATAAAGAAGAAATTGATCTTCCCCGTACTTCGGAGGAAGAACTAGCTGTCGGCAAAAAACGCCTGTACATCGAAAGCTACGGCTGCCAGATGAACTTCGCTGATAGCGAGATCGTCGCGGCCGTCATGCGGAATGCGGGCTTCGCCACAACGTCTACCGCTGAAGACGCCGATCTGATTTTTCTGAATACCTGCGCCATCCGCGACAACGCTGAGCAGAAAGTGCGCCATCGGCTCAAACACCTGACCGGCCTGAAACGGCAAAAACCCGAACTGCTGGTAGGGATGCTGGGTTGTATGGCCGAGCGCCTGAAAACGAAACTGCTGGAAGAAGAGAAAGTCGTCGATATCGTGGCCGGGCCCGATGCGTACCGTGACATTCCGAAGCTGGTTGAGGAAGCGGAGTCGGGGCAGAAAGCGGTGAACGTGTTTCTTTCTCGGGAGGAAACCTACGCCGATATTTCCCCTATACGTCTGAATTCCAACGGCGTAACAGCCTTTGTGTCAATCATGCGGGGCTGCGACAATATGTGCAGTTTCTGCGTTGTGCCGTTCACGCGGGGCCGGGAACGTAGCCGCGACCCACACAGCATCGTCCGTGAAGCACAGGACCTGTTCGACCGGGGCTACCGCGAAGTAACTCTCCTCGGGCAGAATGTGGATTCGTATAAATGGCAGGGGGATGAGGGCGAAGGGCCCGACGTAAAATCTATACAGAATCCTACGCCCCAAACCCCAGCCCCCTCGCTCACGACCTTCGCTCACCTGCTTGAAATGGTGGCCCGGATTCACCCCGACCTGCGGGTTCGCTTTTCGACCTCACATCCGAAAGACATTACAGACGATGTGCTCTACACAATGGGTCGCTATGATAACATCTGTAATTATATCCACCTGCCTGCGCAGAGTGGCAACAGCCGGGTACTGAAGCTGATGAACCGGACGTACGACCGGCCCTGGTACATCGAAAAAATCAACAGCATCCGTCGGATTCTGGGTGAAGATTGTGGCATCTCGACTGACATGATTTCGGGCTTCTGCACCGAAACGGAAGAAGAACACCAAGAGTCGCTGTCGCTGATGGATTACGTGACGTACGATTACGCGTACATGTTTGCCTACTCGGAGCGGCCGGGTACCCTGGCGGCAAAAAAATACGCGGACGACATTCCGGAGGACGTTAAAAAGCGTCGATTGAACGAGATTATCGCCAAGCAGCTGCAGCATTCGTCGGCCCGGAACCAGCGGCATATCGGTCAGGTTCAGCGTGTATTGATTGAAGGCCCGTCCAAACGTTCAGACGATTTCCTCTGTGGCCGGAATGACCAGAACAAAATGGTCGTATTCCCAAAAGGCAACTTCCAGAAAGGTCAGTACGTCAACGTGCTGGTTACCGAATGCACGTCGGCTACACTACGGGGCGAAGTGGTGTAACGGCATCTAGCTTTGTGATGGAATCCAGACGATCAAAAACGAAATGGAACGATTAGATAAGTCGGCCTTTATCATACGTAAGCAGACAGAAGACCCGCCTGCGCATGTATACTGGTTAACGAAAAGCCCAACCGAACGAATTTCGGCCGTTGAACAGTTACGCAAACAATATGCTGTCGCTCAACCAGGATTTCAGAGAGTTTATCGAATTATTAAACGTTCACGAAGTTGAATATCTGGTCGTTGGTGGTTATGCGGTAGCCTTTCATGGACGACCAAGGTTTACGGGTGACATCGACCTGTGGATTGCAATTTCTACGAATAATGCAAAACGAGTCATCCAGGTATTGGAAGACTTTGGCTTTGCATCTATAGGGCTTACAACAATTGATTTACAGCAGGAAGATATAGTTATTCAGCTTGGTTACGAACCGAATCGTATAGACATTCTTACTTCTGTAACTGGTTTGACGTTTGATGTCTGCTTTTCCAGAAGTGTAAAAGCAAACCTTGACGGCCTGTTGGTAAACTTCATTCACATCAATGATTTAAAAATCAATAAAGCAGCAACGGGTCGAGGAAAAGACATTGGTGATTTAGAGAATCTGCCCTAACACGAATGAACAATCAAGAAATTCAAAGCGTCAAACAGCGCTTCGGTATAATCGGGAACGCACCTGCTCTCAACTACGCCATCAACGTAGCGATGCAGGTGGCGGCCACCGATCTGACGGTCCTGATTACAGGCGAGAGCGGCAGTGGTAAAGAATCATTTTCGAAAATTATTCATAGCCTGAGCGCCCGGAAACATGGCCAGTTTATTGCCATCAACTGCGGAGCTATTCCGGAAGGCACCATCGACTCGGAGCTGTTCGGTCATGAAAAAGGCTCGTTTACGGGTGCCGTCGACGCTCGCAAAGGCTACTTCGAAACAACGAACGGCGGTACCATTTTCCTGGATGAAATCGGCGAGATGCCGCTCGGTACGCAGGCCCGGCTCCTGCGCGTGCTGGAAAACGGCGAGTTCATCCGCGTCGGTTCTTCCAAGACACAAAAGACGGATGTACGGGTTGTTGCCGCCACAAACGTCAACCTAATGGATGCTGTCGCCAAGGGTAAATTCCGGGAAGACCTGTATTACCGGCTTAACACCGTCCCTATTTTCGTACCACCCCTGCGTGAACGTGGCACGGATATCGAACTACTGTTCCGGAAATTCACGACCGATTTTGCCGAGCGGTATCGCATTAAACCGCTGCAATTG encodes:
- a CDS encoding SusC/RagA family TonB-linked outer membrane protein, yielding MVTSLCLTLFAALFTTITHAYDLNAQKILDRKVSVQLTNADIDKLLEKIGATAQVKFMYTSQVFNNVRKQNYKFTNEPLAEVLDKVLTPYQVSYEVFQERIILKRQVSTSEVKSTSQLEAPKRKLTGFVLDENGTGLPGVSVVVKASQRGTTTAADGSYAIEITEDNAVLVFSFVGYKRQEVTVGNQTELSVNLTPEASTLNEVVVTALGISKEKKALAYAVTEVKGSEFTQARELNVANALTGKIAGVNATGMATGPGGSSRIVIRGNGSLNGNNQPLYVINGMPMDNSTPGGTTADGNGMNVDRGDGIGGINPDDIESISVLKGGPAAALYGARASNGVILITTKKGRGQKGVGIEVNSTTSFEDLAVIPNWQYQYGQGVDGVKPTTLTQAKSTGRLSYGAPMDGQPYMQVDGQLHPYSPQKDNLKNFYRTGSNYINSVAFTGGNEVVNFRLGLNNTQANSIVPNSSFARRIANLNLNAFLGKKLSVEAVFQYNLETATNRPKVGYADMNPHWATYLIANTVDIRTLAPGYDATTGKELEWNPVPAAPNPYFVVNKFKNDDRKNRFIGQGSIRYNILDNLFIKGSVSQDFYSFQSEYIQPTNNAYQPLGTYEARKTSSSETNGLLTLNYNKTFAGDLGFTALLGGNLQQSLYDQTTIAGSEFAIPYFYSYTNLATSTTTPTYYKSAINSLFASTDFSYKNVAYLTLSGRQDWFSVLNPKSNSIFYPSVGGSFILSDAVRLPKAVSFAKLRASWAQVGGATVSPYQIYQYYSLQQGGHNGRPVEGLASSQMPNPDLKPLTSTTYEGGIEARFLNNRLGLDLTLYNRRTTNDIVTTNIALSSGYTSALLNVGALSNKGVELLLTGTPVKNGGFVWDVSYNLAYNRSKIEQLAEGLTSIDIGTGVGGGVVRNVLGRPYGTIWGYRKKTDAAGNVVFNTASGYAVRGDLEEIGQGTPPLTMGITNNFRYKNFSLNFLIDGKFGSIVYSNLYQYAYRFGLPQETLPGRETGVTVTGVTPEGAPFTKFWKKEDVDTYYDNDKNYTAMFMFNNDFVKLRQIILSYNLPVSKFPFLKLQAASISIVGRNLAILYKDKKNQYFDPESGYTSSNAQGLEAFGVPRTRSLGVNLTVKF
- a CDS encoding FecR family protein: MHDYRQYEPEELAADVSFQRWKLYEAPVEREFWENWLRENPDKQDLIDKAQSVLLSLNTLYQQPLADESLLSDDDVKTEINRLYQSLADREADRSPRWVVQRSFQSWQYGIAAGVALVLGVIGWYAFSQLDSRQAITPTYGALTKRVASPWKTISNTTDKPMQVQLPDESTVALKPNSQVRYPEQFTKNERDVYLLGEAFFDVTKDPNKPFYVHTDVLTTKVLGTSFTVQANQGQKVGKVIVSTGRVAVSKQVEGNELPLKTSRLEGDVVLTPNQQVTVSEASSRLVVSLVDEPSLLDPSIKEKFFRYRKTAMAEVFAELEEAYGVDISFDREALKNCYLTASIVDEPLYDKLDLICRTINATYRRVGTQIIIEGSGC
- a CDS encoding RNA polymerase sigma factor — protein: MNRQHLIEENQHLLSLWQQAQAGDKMAFCRLAESQYRSMFRYATNFTSDTDFIKDTIQEVFINIWEKRQTITIQFVAVYFFKSLRNQLFQEFRRSKPSLSSLEADELGELSDWQTIEGNITQEESESESQLKLRQAVDLLPKRQQEVVFLKFYKNLDNEQIADLMEINRQSVANLLYRALTALKGQLSSSIGFLFAIIQTL
- a CDS encoding TrmH family RNA methyltransferase; this encodes MLSKNQIKYIQSLHQKKYRQQHGAFLVEGAKSVQEVLQSDFQTELLIATETFYKENSHLTDGQRTPVEIASVADLERAGTLESNNAAIAVVRTKENRPLAVTDHELVLILDDIRDPGNLGTILRIADWYGIRKIICSETTTDVYNPKVISASKGSFTRVAWWYGDIVTFLREQPSKQSVYGAFLGGENVHQLAFSKGGYLIMGNESNGIRPVVEPYVTQRVTIPRYGEAESLNVGIATAILLDNWRRETAQ
- a CDS encoding BamA/TamA family outer membrane protein, with translation MFSACVSSRQFGNNRYLLTAQIIRGNDAISDEQLESLIPQKPNRRILGLPITPPLWFYQLGLRSYNHDAVLRELEAKTNEFEQQSQQLADQPKALKRLNRRFSREAKRLRQKAEEGNWLMRNLGEQPSYFVESDARTNAAKMQRFLVDKGFFNAQTSYSLDTLRRRQIRANYQIKENAGFHLRTILYSIADPRVDSLVRASLNASQLRVGDRYDVDNMAAERVRIESLLRDQGYYLFSRQYIRATDVDTNRNSLDRLAADSAVRRPVSVRVDILNPPNQLAHPIFHFGDVDVRISPNADADVAALATQISRLDTVTRNGVTYFLEKRNISTRLLDGKILLRPGALYSQSNYRNTQRNLFLLNQFKLINLNFVDSTNRQLRTLITATPLDKYETTLEGGLFVLSQAQPGPFTNVTFRVRNLFGGLETFEATVRYGLEYQTGFATDQAGSQKPYPSNEFGAITSLIFPQMLFPGRWRFRFNSYNPRTQLSISFNNTIRPDYKRSLLRSTMAYNWQTTPAKQFSLLIADINLINASFDTDFGKAFQEQLKQQQALGSTVYLSFRRSLSSSFSFAYTYNTNVQGQNRRSNFFRSAVESGGTTLNLFSNRTIERWSDTSVTGLQFYKFLRFSFDYRHYVPIKTRTTLAFRFNTGLVYGYGPGQTAPYEKLFFAGGSNSIRGWLPRRLGPGAELPQFPIGQPRTPILNPRYPQQFAYTFEKPGDMLIEASAELRGRLFHFGGDINGALFVDAGNVWTIRDNPNRYGDVFKLSTFVPQIAVGTGVGLRVDFSFFVIRFDGGIKVWDPARQYLKNGELVDERFLLPKFSLRQLSSGPNPLTINFGIGYPF
- the miaB gene encoding tRNA (N6-isopentenyl adenosine(37)-C2)-methylthiotransferase MiaB is translated as MERFTDLAILQPTDKEEIDLPRTSEEELAVGKKRLYIESYGCQMNFADSEIVAAVMRNAGFATTSTAEDADLIFLNTCAIRDNAEQKVRHRLKHLTGLKRQKPELLVGMLGCMAERLKTKLLEEEKVVDIVAGPDAYRDIPKLVEEAESGQKAVNVFLSREETYADISPIRLNSNGVTAFVSIMRGCDNMCSFCVVPFTRGRERSRDPHSIVREAQDLFDRGYREVTLLGQNVDSYKWQGDEGEGPDVKSIQNPTPQTPAPSLTTFAHLLEMVARIHPDLRVRFSTSHPKDITDDVLYTMGRYDNICNYIHLPAQSGNSRVLKLMNRTYDRPWYIEKINSIRRILGEDCGISTDMISGFCTETEEEHQESLSLMDYVTYDYAYMFAYSERPGTLAAKKYADDIPEDVKKRRLNEIIAKQLQHSSARNQRHIGQVQRVLIEGPSKRSDDFLCGRNDQNKMVVFPKGNFQKGQYVNVLVTECTSATLRGEVV
- a CDS encoding nucleotidyltransferase, which encodes MLSLNQDFREFIELLNVHEVEYLVVGGYAVAFHGRPRFTGDIDLWIAISTNNAKRVIQVLEDFGFASIGLTTIDLQQEDIVIQLGYEPNRIDILTSVTGLTFDVCFSRSVKANLDGLLVNFIHINDLKINKAATGRGKDIGDLENLP